One region of Bradyrhizobium betae genomic DNA includes:
- the pqqB gene encoding pyrroloquinoline quinone biosynthesis protein PqqB, translating into MLRVVVLGAGAGGGVPQWNCGCEGCRTARANGHELLRTQASVAFSGDGEHWFLINASPDLRQQLNATPQLHPKAGALRHTPVAGVILTNSEVDAVAGLLSMREGSPFTIYAHDKVLAILASNSIFNVLNEKNVKRQPIDIREPFEPRLPNGARSGLEVLAFAVPGKSAWYLEGKAHPGGESGDGDTLGLKITDKTSGKFFYFIAACAEVTDALKAEIDGAALVFFDGTVWRDDEMIQAGLGHKTGKSMGHVAMSGDDGAIARLADLTLDRKMFLHINNSNPALLPASPERKATEAAGWQIPADGTEIVL; encoded by the coding sequence ATGCTTCGCGTCGTCGTCCTGGGCGCCGGGGCCGGCGGCGGAGTGCCGCAATGGAATTGCGGCTGCGAGGGTTGCCGGACGGCCCGAGCCAACGGCCATGAGCTCTTGCGAACCCAGGCCTCGGTCGCCTTCAGCGGCGACGGCGAACATTGGTTCCTGATCAACGCCTCGCCCGACCTTCGCCAGCAATTGAACGCCACGCCGCAGCTGCACCCCAAGGCGGGCGCCCTGCGCCACACGCCTGTTGCAGGCGTGATCCTGACCAACAGCGAAGTGGATGCGGTGGCGGGCCTGCTGTCGATGCGCGAGGGCTCGCCCTTCACGATCTATGCGCATGACAAGGTGCTGGCGATCCTGGCGAGCAACAGCATCTTCAACGTGCTGAACGAGAAGAACGTCAAACGGCAGCCGATCGATATCCGCGAGCCGTTCGAGCCACGATTGCCGAACGGCGCGCGCTCGGGGCTGGAGGTGCTGGCCTTCGCGGTGCCTGGCAAATCGGCCTGGTATCTCGAAGGCAAGGCGCATCCCGGCGGCGAGAGCGGCGACGGCGATACGCTGGGGCTGAAGATCACCGACAAGACCAGCGGCAAGTTCTTCTACTTCATCGCCGCCTGCGCCGAGGTGACCGACGCGCTCAAGGCCGAGATCGACGGCGCCGCGCTGGTGTTCTTCGACGGCACGGTCTGGCGGGACGACGAGATGATCCAGGCCGGGCTCGGCCACAAGACCGGCAAGAGCATGGGCCACGTCGCAATGTCCGGCGACGACGGCGCGATCGCCCGGCTGGCCGATCTCACGCTCGACAGGAAGATGTTTCTGCATATCAATAACTCGAACCCGGCGCTGCTGCCCGCGTCACCCGAGCGCAAAGCCACCGAGGCGGCGGGCTGGCAGATACCCGCCGACGGAACGGAGATCGTGTTGTGA
- the pqqA gene encoding pyrroloquinoline quinone precursor peptide PqqA, with product MAWKAPKIVEVPCGMEINMYVSATRK from the coding sequence ATGGCCTGGAAAGCCCCGAAGATCGTCGAAGTGCCCTGCGGCATGGAAATCAACATGTATGTGAGCGCCACCCGCAAGTAA
- a CDS encoding DUF6894 family protein, which translates to MPKYFFNTRIGDELIVDPEGEDLRNPDRAWEVARQMILEVLKSEGTQPALMEAVIEVTDVEGEIVLEFPFTEALLDMPDQSATRH; encoded by the coding sequence ATGCCCAAATATTTCTTCAACACCCGCATTGGCGACGAGTTGATCGTGGATCCCGAAGGCGAGGACCTGCGCAACCCCGATCGTGCCTGGGAGGTCGCCCGCCAGATGATCCTGGAGGTGCTGAAATCCGAGGGGACCCAGCCGGCGCTCATGGAGGCCGTGATCGAGGTGACCGACGTCGAGGGCGAAATCGTGCTGGAATTCCCCTTCACCGAGGCCCTGCTGGACATGCCCGACCAGTCCGCGACGAGGCATTAG
- a CDS encoding amidase family protein, giving the protein MQDLWRLSAADLATLVKAKKVSAREAAKAGLARLDAVNPQLNAVIDHRPEDVLKQADAVDAAIARGEDPGVLAGVPVTIKANVDQEGFATTNGLKLQRDLIAREDNPVVANFRKAGAVLLGRTNCPAFSYRWFTTNLVHGDTKNPRDASLTPGGSSGGAGSAVAAGIGHIAHGTDIAGSIRYPAYACGVHGLRPTLGRIPAFNPALPERPIGPQIMAVSGPLARTVNDIRISLAAMSARDIRDPWYVPAPLEGPARPKRAALCLNPDGLATTPEVKAAVVDAGKRLERAGWTVETIENTPPMREAVQWQIKLWLGDGFEAQLEMAEREGDPGALACLRGNRAKVTPMDQANYAQALTRRATLTRDWMLFFEKYAVVLTPVSGELPFPDHLDRKDEESFKRVWEAQMPQIATPFMGLPGLVVSTGLVGKAPVGVHIVSGRYREDLCLLAGEAIEAGGVPPSPIDPVG; this is encoded by the coding sequence ATGCAAGATCTCTGGCGCCTGTCGGCCGCCGACCTCGCCACCCTCGTCAAAGCCAAAAAAGTGTCCGCCCGGGAGGCGGCCAAGGCCGGTCTCGCCCGGCTCGATGCGGTCAATCCCCAGCTCAATGCGGTGATCGACCACCGGCCCGAGGACGTGCTCAAGCAGGCCGACGCCGTCGATGCCGCGATCGCGCGGGGCGAGGACCCCGGCGTGCTCGCCGGCGTCCCCGTTACCATCAAGGCCAATGTCGACCAGGAGGGCTTTGCCACCACCAACGGCCTGAAACTCCAGCGCGACCTGATCGCGCGCGAGGACAATCCGGTGGTCGCCAATTTCCGGAAAGCAGGCGCGGTTCTGCTGGGCCGCACCAATTGCCCGGCCTTCTCCTACCGCTGGTTCACCACCAACCTCGTCCATGGCGACACCAAGAACCCCCGCGATGCCTCGCTGACGCCGGGCGGCTCGTCCGGCGGCGCCGGTTCGGCGGTCGCGGCCGGCATCGGCCATATCGCCCATGGCACCGACATCGCCGGCTCGATCCGCTATCCCGCCTATGCCTGCGGCGTGCATGGCCTGCGTCCGACGCTCGGCCGTATCCCGGCCTTCAACCCGGCGCTGCCGGAGCGCCCGATCGGGCCGCAGATCATGGCGGTCTCGGGACCCTTGGCGCGCACCGTCAACGACATCAGGATTTCGCTCGCCGCGATGTCGGCCCGCGATATCCGCGACCCCTGGTATGTGCCGGCGCCGCTGGAAGGCCCCGCGCGACCGAAGCGTGCCGCGCTCTGCCTCAATCCAGACGGGCTCGCCACCACGCCGGAGGTGAAGGCGGCGGTGGTCGATGCCGGCAAGCGGCTGGAGCGCGCCGGCTGGACCGTCGAGACGATCGAAAACACGCCGCCGATGCGCGAAGCCGTCCAGTGGCAGATCAAACTCTGGCTCGGCGACGGCTTTGAGGCGCAGCTGGAGATGGCCGAGCGCGAAGGCGATCCCGGTGCGCTGGCCTGCCTGCGCGGCAACCGCGCCAAGGTCACGCCGATGGACCAGGCCAATTACGCGCAGGCGCTGACCCGCCGCGCCACGCTGACCCGCGACTGGATGCTGTTCTTCGAAAAATATGCCGTCGTGCTGACGCCGGTCTCCGGCGAGCTGCCGTTCCCCGATCATCTCGACCGCAAGGACGAGGAGTCCTTCAAGCGCGTCTGGGAAGCGCAGATGCCGCAGATCGCGACCCCGTTCATGGGGCTGCCGGGCCTCGTGGTCTCCACCGGCCTCGTCGGCAAGGCGCCGGTCGGCGTGCACATCGTCTCCGGCCGCTATCGCGAGGACCTGTGTCTGCTCGCGGGCGAAGCGATCGAGGCGGGCGGCGTGCCGCCGTCGCCGATCGATCCCGTGGGTTAG
- a CDS encoding glutathione peroxidase, with protein MSAIYDFKANSLAGEEVPMKRFEGQVLLIVNTASKCGFTPQYRGLEDLHRDLSPRGFSVLGFPCNQFGAQEPGQATEIQTFCSTSYDVTFPLFEKIDVNGAHAHPLYEYLKRQQSGLLGASIKWNFTKFLVDRAGKVIARYAPTARPEGLRQQIETLL; from the coding sequence ATGTCCGCCATCTACGACTTCAAGGCCAACTCGCTTGCCGGCGAGGAAGTGCCGATGAAACGTTTCGAAGGCCAGGTGCTGCTGATCGTCAACACCGCGAGCAAATGCGGCTTCACGCCGCAATATCGCGGGCTCGAGGATCTCCATCGCGACCTGTCGCCGCGCGGCTTCTCCGTGCTCGGCTTTCCCTGCAACCAGTTCGGCGCGCAGGAGCCAGGGCAGGCCACCGAGATCCAGACGTTCTGCTCGACCAGTTACGACGTCACCTTTCCCCTGTTCGAGAAAATCGACGTCAACGGCGCCCATGCGCATCCCCTGTATGAGTACCTGAAACGTCAGCAATCCGGCCTGCTCGGTGCCTCCATCAAATGGAATTTCACCAAATTCCTGGTGGACCGTGCCGGCAAGGTGATCGCGCGCTATGCGCCGACCGCCCGGCCGGAAGGATTGCGGCAGCAAATCGAGACCCTGTTATGA
- a CDS encoding DUF3297 family protein, translating to MSETIMSDEFPDRLSVDPNSPYYNADILSRDVGIRFKGVEKTNVEEYCISEGWVRVTAGNAKDRHGNPLTIKVHGPVEPYFRDKK from the coding sequence ATGAGCGAGACAATCATGAGCGACGAATTTCCCGACCGCCTCTCGGTCGATCCGAACAGCCCCTATTACAACGCGGATATTCTCTCCCGCGACGTCGGCATCCGCTTCAAGGGCGTCGAGAAAACCAATGTCGAGGAATACTGCATCAGCGAAGGCTGGGTCCGCGTCACCGCCGGCAACGCCAAGGACCGCCACGGCAACCCGCTGACCATCAAGGTGCACGGCCCGGTCGAGCCGTATTTCAGGGATAAGAAGTAG
- a CDS encoding malonyl-CoA decarboxylase — MANAFFSDLLATISERGRTLLRRGDGADTKQDADGLIELCGALLSGRGEASGTALAREVLDIYQELDAAGRRAFFDGLVRDFGPDRERLSKAIETWRAKPSDEDASALHFASEPRRQELIRRLNRAPGGTGDLVNMRADLLGMMKGHTDLAALDRDVSHLLSSWFNRGFLVLRRIDWSTPANILEKIIRYEAVHEISDWDDLRRRLDPVDRRCYAFFHPAMVDEPLIFVEVALTETIPGAIQPLLAVDRQHLPIARARTAVFYSISNTQRGLGGISFGSFLIKQVVEELRRELPKLDTFVTLSPVPGFMQWVKQDKDLPLTDEDREVLKRLDDPKWFENPETTTLLRAVIEPLAAHYLLKARTPKGRLIDSVARFHLGNGARLERINWLGDLSPKGLRESAGVMVNYLYRLDDIEKNHEAYANDGEVVASSAVKKLLKGEGRRLLDMRLS; from the coding sequence ATGGCGAACGCCTTCTTCTCCGATCTGCTCGCCACCATCTCCGAGCGCGGCCGCACGCTGCTTCGGCGCGGCGATGGCGCGGACACCAAACAGGACGCCGACGGGCTGATCGAGCTCTGCGGCGCGCTGCTGTCGGGCCGGGGCGAAGCCTCCGGCACCGCGCTTGCGCGTGAGGTGCTGGATATCTACCAGGAGCTGGATGCGGCGGGACGCCGCGCCTTTTTCGATGGCCTCGTGCGTGATTTCGGGCCGGACCGGGAACGCCTGTCAAAAGCCATCGAGACGTGGCGCGCCAAGCCCAGCGACGAAGACGCAAGCGCACTGCATTTCGCCTCGGAGCCGCGCCGGCAGGAACTGATCCGCCGCCTCAACCGCGCGCCCGGCGGCACCGGCGATCTCGTCAACATGCGGGCCGATCTGCTCGGCATGATGAAAGGCCACACCGATCTCGCCGCGCTCGATCGCGACGTCTCGCATCTGCTGTCTTCGTGGTTCAACAGGGGGTTTCTCGTGCTGCGCCGGATTGACTGGTCGACCCCGGCCAACATCCTCGAAAAGATCATCCGCTACGAAGCCGTGCACGAGATCAGCGACTGGGACGATTTGCGCCGCCGCCTCGATCCGGTCGATCGCCGCTGCTACGCCTTCTTCCATCCCGCCATGGTCGACGAGCCGCTGATCTTCGTCGAGGTGGCGCTGACCGAAACGATTCCGGGCGCGATCCAACCCCTGCTCGCGGTCGACCGCCAGCACCTGCCGATCGCGCGCGCCCGCACCGCGGTGTTCTATTCGATCTCCAACACCCAGCGCGGCCTCGGGGGCATCTCGTTCGGCAGCTTCCTGATCAAGCAGGTGGTCGAGGAGCTGCGCCGCGAATTGCCGAAGCTCGACACCTTCGTGACGCTGTCACCGGTGCCGGGCTTCATGCAATGGGTGAAGCAGGACAAGGATTTGCCGCTGACGGACGAGGACCGCGAGGTGCTGAAGCGCCTCGACGATCCCAAATGGTTCGAGAATCCCGAGACGACCACGCTGCTGCGCGCCGTGATCGAGCCGCTCGCCGCGCATTACTTGCTGAAGGCGCGCACGCCGAAGGGCCGGCTGATCGATTCCGTCGCGCGTTTCCATCTCGGCAACGGCGCGAGGCTCGAGCGCATCAACTGGCTCGGCGACCTCTCGCCGAAGGGCCTGCGCGAGTCCGCCGGCGTGATGGTCAACTATCTCTACCGCCTCGACGACATCGAGAAGAACCACGAGGCGTATGCGAATGACGGCGAGGTCGTGGCGTCGAGCGCGGTGAAGAAGCTGCTGAAGGGCGAAGGGCGACGGCTGCTGGATATGCGGTTGTCGTAG
- a CDS encoding AraC family transcriptional regulator, protein MRPMTVLKTPTLETPILETPILREVRGNHRSTAGVHLVARDYPRGLRLDPHMHREAQLVYAAKGTMQVTTPGGRWLVPPDRAVWVPAGLEHAIDVLADIEMRTLYFDLPWLTREQRNEGLAKEFVVRVSPLLHQAILALFDARNTQERTELLVRLVMLELHQAEDSATFVPLPREPRCRRAAMIVLDDPTGLHDIDTLAREVGTSARTLSRLFSTQTQLSFKSWCQRARIAAAIQRLSTDAGVSVKQLATQLGYASVPAFSAAFRQVTGRTPTEFATHSVSSPGLTGRSSIPRRQ, encoded by the coding sequence ATGCGGCCAATGACTGTCTTGAAGACGCCAACTTTGGAAACGCCAATTTTGGAAACGCCAATCCTCCGGGAGGTCCGGGGCAACCATCGCTCGACCGCGGGCGTGCATCTGGTCGCGCGGGACTACCCGAGGGGCCTGCGGCTCGACCCGCACATGCACCGCGAGGCCCAGCTGGTCTACGCAGCGAAGGGCACCATGCAGGTGACCACGCCCGGAGGGCGCTGGCTGGTGCCGCCGGACCGCGCGGTCTGGGTGCCCGCGGGGCTCGAGCATGCCATCGACGTGCTCGCCGACATCGAGATGCGCACGCTGTATTTCGACCTGCCCTGGCTGACGCGCGAGCAGCGCAACGAGGGCCTCGCCAAGGAATTCGTGGTGCGGGTGTCGCCGCTGCTGCACCAGGCGATCCTCGCGCTGTTCGACGCCCGCAACACGCAAGAGCGTACCGAGCTGCTGGTGCGGCTGGTGATGCTGGAACTGCACCAGGCCGAGGATTCCGCCACGTTCGTGCCGCTGCCGCGCGAGCCGCGCTGCCGGCGCGCGGCGATGATCGTGCTCGACGATCCCACCGGCCTGCACGACATCGACACGCTGGCGCGCGAGGTCGGAACCTCCGCGCGCACGCTGTCGCGATTGTTCTCGACGCAGACGCAGCTGAGCTTCAAGAGCTGGTGCCAGCGCGCCAGGATTGCGGCCGCGATCCAGCGGCTGTCCACCGATGCCGGCGTATCGGTCAAGCAGCTCGCCACCCAGCTCGGCTATGCCAGCGTGCCGGCGTTCTCGGCCGCGTTCCGGCAGGTGACGGGTCGGACGCCGACGGAGTTTGCCACACACTCGGTGTCATCGCCCGGCTTGACCGGGCGATCCAGTATTCCGAGACGGCAGTAA
- a CDS encoding MFS transporter, translating to MNSPSRVISFVNAGHFIDHYAMLIFAAAVIIMGPALGMAYSELLPYATPGFIAFGAGSLLTGWLGDRWSRRHMMLIFFVGIGLSMISVGFVRTPAELGAALFAIGIFASIYHPVGTAMIVSYADRLGREMGINGVWGNLGVASSALVTGVIGQYLGWRFAFIVPGVVTILIGIAFAMMVVHEDRKGSKQAAAQARVAKQDMWRVILALLIVVIAISTTFNAVTVALPKLFAERLADLTKSPALLGIIAACVYVFGAMTQYTIGRLLDRYSLKTVALPLSFMLAPFLYLAASLSNLPLILVSIGIVMGAFGQVTVNDAMVGKYTSEEWRSRAYAVRYFIGFTAAGASVGLVAWLYERGGFVTMLHAFAALCLLAIAAAIILPREIRTPQAV from the coding sequence ATGAACAGCCCCAGCCGGGTCATCAGTTTCGTCAACGCAGGCCATTTCATCGACCATTATGCGATGCTGATCTTTGCCGCCGCCGTGATCATCATGGGGCCGGCGCTCGGCATGGCCTATTCGGAACTGCTGCCTTACGCGACGCCGGGCTTCATCGCCTTCGGCGCGGGCTCGCTGCTCACCGGCTGGCTCGGGGATCGCTGGAGCCGCCGCCACATGATGCTGATCTTCTTCGTCGGCATCGGCCTGTCCATGATCTCGGTCGGCTTTGTGCGGACGCCGGCTGAACTCGGCGCCGCGCTGTTCGCGATCGGCATCTTCGCCTCGATCTACCATCCCGTCGGCACCGCGATGATCGTGTCCTATGCCGATCGGCTCGGCCGCGAGATGGGGATTAACGGCGTCTGGGGCAATCTCGGCGTTGCGTCTTCGGCGCTCGTCACCGGCGTGATCGGCCAGTATCTCGGCTGGCGCTTTGCCTTCATCGTTCCGGGCGTGGTCACGATCCTGATCGGCATCGCGTTTGCGATGATGGTCGTGCACGAGGACCGCAAGGGTTCGAAGCAGGCGGCGGCTCAGGCGCGCGTCGCCAAGCAGGACATGTGGCGCGTGATCCTCGCGCTCCTGATCGTCGTGATCGCGATCTCCACCACGTTCAACGCCGTCACCGTGGCGCTGCCGAAGCTGTTTGCCGAGCGGCTCGCCGACCTCACCAAGAGCCCGGCGCTGCTCGGAATCATCGCGGCCTGCGTCTACGTCTTCGGCGCGATGACGCAGTACACGATCGGCCGGCTGCTCGACCGCTATTCGCTGAAGACGGTGGCGCTGCCGCTGTCCTTCATGCTGGCGCCGTTCCTCTATCTCGCCGCGAGCCTGTCCAATCTGCCGCTGATTTTGGTTTCGATCGGCATCGTCATGGGCGCGTTCGGGCAGGTCACGGTGAACGACGCCATGGTCGGCAAATACACCAGCGAGGAATGGCGCTCGCGCGCCTATGCGGTGCGCTATTTCATCGGCTTCACCGCGGCCGGCGCTTCGGTTGGCCTGGTCGCGTGGCTCTATGAACGAGGCGGCTTCGTCACCATGCTGCACGCCTTCGCCGCGCTCTGCCTGCTCGCGATCGCCGCCGCGATCATCCTGCCGCGCGAGATCCGGACACCGCAAGCGGTGTGA
- a CDS encoding efflux RND transporter permease subunit, with protein sequence MISKFFIERPVLSNVIALLMILIGGVALFNLAIAQYPDVVPPTVQVTTRYPGASAKTVIDTVALPIEQQVNGVEDMLYMQSYSASDGTYTLTVTFKIGTDLNFAQVLVQNRVSSALSQLPQSVQNQGVTVQKKSTSILLFVTLTSPDSRFDSLYLSNYATINIRDELSRLPGVGNVTVFGAGQYSMRVWLDPNKLQVRGLMPQDVIQAIQQQSQQVSAGQIGAPPTPPGQAFQYTLNVNGRLDDTSQFENIIVKSGTAGDVTRVRDVGWVELGAQTYSQIFSLNKQPAVGIGVFQSPGANALQVEQAVEKKMVELAKRFPEGIKYDTPFDTTKFVEASVHEVYMTLIEAGLLVLVVILVFLQDWRAMLVPATTVPVTIIGAFAAMAALGFTINMSTLFAIVLAIGIVVDDAIVVVEGAAHNIEQGMNGHDAAIRAMDQLFAPIVGITLVLISVFLPASFLAGLTGRIYSQFALVIAATALLSAINAATLKPTQCALWLRPTVPPEQRNFFYRGFNNVYNRVERGYTRLITFLCGHATVSVAFALVLIVAGGYGLSRVPTGFLPIEDQGYLIAAIQLPDGASLERTQKVLDRASGIIKETPGVQQVITIAGISALDSSASLANAGVAYIILKDWDARKGPGEDLRSLVYGLNDKLAVIMEARTIVLPPPPIQGIGNAAGFSMQVELRDGNSDFAKLQAITGAVVSNGQSQSALQRVQSSFRSSVPQFDVEIDRIKTQTLHVTTDQVFSALSTYLGSSYVNQFNKFGRVFQVYTQADPAFRITERDIANMMVRNSNGDMIPIGTVATITPATGPSLISLYNLYPSSTVIGLPAQGYSSGQSLKLMEEIADKTLPPGTGYEWTAMSYQEKAVSGQIYWVFGLAMLLVYLVLAGQYESWYAPISVILAVPLSLIGPTLILNGLKIDNNLYCQIGLILLIALSAKNAILIVEVGLELHGRDGKPVLESAIEAARARFRPILMTSFAFILGVAPLVLATGAGASARKSIGITVFSGMLASTCLAVLFVPAFFVVVQRFENWRASRKSPKAQPVAEVKP encoded by the coding sequence GTCCTACAGCGCCTCCGACGGCACCTATACGCTGACCGTGACCTTCAAGATCGGCACCGACCTGAACTTCGCGCAGGTGCTGGTGCAGAACCGCGTCTCCAGCGCGCTGTCGCAATTGCCGCAATCGGTGCAGAACCAGGGCGTCACCGTCCAGAAGAAATCGACCTCGATCCTGCTGTTCGTGACGCTGACCTCGCCGGACTCAAGGTTCGACAGCCTGTACCTGAGCAACTACGCCACCATCAACATCCGCGACGAGCTGTCACGCCTGCCCGGCGTCGGCAACGTCACGGTGTTCGGCGCCGGCCAGTATTCGATGCGGGTGTGGCTCGACCCGAACAAGCTGCAGGTGCGCGGATTGATGCCGCAGGACGTCATCCAGGCTATCCAGCAGCAGAGCCAGCAGGTCTCCGCCGGCCAGATCGGCGCGCCGCCGACGCCGCCGGGCCAGGCGTTCCAGTACACGCTCAACGTCAACGGCCGGCTCGACGACACCAGCCAGTTCGAGAACATCATCGTCAAATCGGGTACCGCCGGCGACGTCACGCGCGTGCGCGACGTCGGCTGGGTCGAATTGGGCGCGCAGACCTACAGCCAGATCTTCTCGCTGAACAAGCAGCCCGCCGTCGGCATCGGCGTCTTCCAGTCGCCCGGCGCCAACGCGCTCCAGGTCGAGCAGGCCGTCGAGAAGAAGATGGTGGAGCTCGCCAAGCGATTCCCCGAAGGCATCAAATACGACACGCCGTTCGACACCACCAAATTCGTCGAGGCCTCGGTGCACGAGGTCTACATGACGCTGATCGAGGCCGGCCTCCTGGTGCTGGTCGTGATCCTGGTGTTCCTGCAGGACTGGCGCGCGATGCTGGTGCCGGCAACGACGGTGCCCGTCACCATCATCGGCGCCTTCGCCGCGATGGCGGCGCTCGGCTTCACCATCAACATGTCGACGCTGTTTGCGATCGTGCTCGCAATCGGCATCGTGGTCGACGACGCCATCGTCGTGGTCGAAGGCGCCGCCCACAACATCGAGCAGGGCATGAACGGCCACGACGCCGCGATCCGGGCGATGGACCAGCTGTTCGCGCCGATCGTCGGCATCACGCTGGTGCTGATCTCGGTGTTCTTGCCGGCCTCGTTCCTCGCCGGCCTGACGGGCCGCATCTACTCGCAATTCGCGCTGGTGATCGCGGCGACCGCGCTTCTGTCCGCCATCAACGCGGCGACCCTGAAGCCGACGCAATGCGCGCTGTGGCTGCGGCCGACCGTGCCGCCGGAGCAGCGCAACTTCTTCTATCGCGGCTTCAACAACGTCTATAACCGGGTCGAGCGCGGCTACACGCGGCTGATCACCTTCCTGTGCGGACATGCCACGGTGTCGGTCGCGTTCGCACTGGTGCTGATCGTCGCCGGCGGCTACGGCCTGTCGCGGGTGCCGACCGGCTTCCTGCCGATCGAAGACCAGGGCTATCTGATCGCGGCCATTCAGCTGCCCGACGGCGCCTCGCTGGAGCGAACCCAGAAGGTGCTCGACCGTGCCAGCGGGATCATCAAGGAGACACCGGGCGTCCAGCAGGTCATCACCATCGCCGGCATCTCCGCGCTCGACAGCAGCGCCAGCCTCGCCAATGCCGGCGTCGCCTACATCATCCTGAAGGACTGGGACGCGCGCAAGGGCCCCGGCGAGGATCTGCGCTCGCTGGTGTATGGACTGAACGACAAGCTCGCCGTCATCATGGAGGCCCGCACCATCGTGCTGCCGCCGCCGCCGATCCAGGGCATCGGCAACGCCGCCGGCTTCTCGATGCAGGTCGAACTGCGCGACGGCAACAGCGATTTCGCCAAGCTGCAGGCGATCACCGGCGCGGTGGTCAGCAACGGCCAGAGCCAGAGCGCGCTGCAGCGCGTGCAGTCCTCGTTCCGCTCCTCGGTGCCGCAGTTCGACGTCGAGATCGACCGCATCAAGACCCAGACGCTGCACGTGACCACCGACCAGGTATTCTCGGCGCTGTCGACCTATCTCGGCTCGTCCTACGTCAACCAGTTCAACAAGTTCGGCCGCGTCTTCCAGGTCTACACCCAGGCCGATCCGGCCTTCCGCATCACCGAGCGCGACATCGCCAACATGATGGTGCGCAACTCGAACGGCGACATGATCCCGATCGGCACCGTCGCCACGATTACGCCGGCCACCGGCCCGTCGCTGATCAGCCTCTACAATCTCTATCCGTCCTCGACGGTGATCGGCCTGCCGGCGCAGGGCTATTCGTCCGGCCAGTCGCTGAAGCTGATGGAGGAGATCGCGGACAAGACGCTGCCGCCGGGCACCGGCTACGAATGGACCGCGATGTCATATCAGGAGAAGGCGGTCTCGGGCCAGATCTACTGGGTGTTCGGCCTCGCCATGCTGCTGGTCTATCTCGTGCTCGCCGGCCAGTATGAAAGCTGGTACGCGCCGATCTCGGTGATCCTGGCGGTGCCGCTGTCGCTGATCGGGCCGACGCTGATCCTCAACGGCTTGAAGATCGACAACAACCTCTACTGCCAGATCGGCCTGATCCTGCTGATCGCGCTGTCGGCCAAGAACGCCATCCTGATCGTCGAGGTCGGGCTCGAGCTGCACGGCCGCGACGGCAAGCCTGTGCTCGAATCCGCGATCGAGGCGGCACGCGCCCGCTTCCGCCCGATCCTGATGACGTCGTTCGCCTTCATCCTCGGCGTGGCGCCGCTGGTGCTCGCCACCGGCGCCGGCGCCAGCGCCCGCAAGTCGATCGGCATCACGGTGTTCTCGGGCATGCTGGCCTCGACCTGCCTCGCGGTGCTGTTCGTGCCGGCCTTCTTCGTGGTGGTGCAGCGGTTCGAGAACTGGCGCGCGTCGAGGAAGTCGCCGAAGGCGCAGCCGGTGGCGGAGGTGAAGCCGTAG